One genomic region from Kamptonema formosum PCC 6407 encodes:
- the ribBA gene encoding bifunctional 3,4-dihydroxy-2-butanone-4-phosphate synthase/GTP cyclohydrolase II, whose amino-acid sequence MQPNNNSTQPFEFDSIDAALAELKAGRALVVVDDEHRENEGDVICAAQFATPDMINFMAVQARGLICLALTGDRLDQLDLPLMVSKNTDSNQTAFTVSIDAVSNVTTGISAEDRARTIQIAINPTTKPEELRRPGHIFPLRAKEGGVLKRAGHTEASVDLPRLAGLYPAGVLCEIQNPDGSMARLPELIEYAKTHQLKIISIADLISYRLKHDRFVRRETVAKLPTQFGDFMIYAYRDLQDNTEHVAIVKGDLADFQDKPVMVRVHSECLTGDALGSLRCDCRMQLQAALKMIENAGSGVIVYLRQEGRGIGLVNKLKAYSLQDIGFDTVEANERLGFPADLRNYGVGAQMLNDLGVKKIRLITNNPRKIAGLKGYGIEVSDRVPLLIEATDYNSMYLATKAEKLGHLLLQTYLVTVAIEMKEEGTGKKEEGRERKEEAEAGELEFLASSPQIPIYDRYDRLEKLRAIAKSHDLILQEEARPVAIALFGQASLIVHLGFDQAGLAAPHWYSEPNHPYINAIAQILDEIATTWPQLQKLEFMVSSGADPLKTLQVKLDRQTFPLPVLPSSMAAHLQSQVIYSFTNIKTHESET is encoded by the coding sequence GTGCAGCCCAACAACAACTCCACTCAACCCTTTGAATTTGACTCAATAGATGCCGCCCTAGCGGAACTCAAGGCCGGACGCGCCCTAGTAGTAGTCGATGACGAACACCGCGAAAACGAAGGCGATGTCATTTGTGCTGCCCAATTCGCCACCCCAGACATGATTAACTTCATGGCAGTTCAGGCGCGGGGATTGATTTGTCTAGCATTGACTGGCGATCGCCTCGACCAACTCGACCTCCCCCTGATGGTCAGCAAAAACACCGACAGCAATCAAACCGCCTTCACCGTCAGCATCGATGCCGTTAGCAACGTCACCACAGGCATCTCCGCCGAAGACCGAGCTCGCACCATCCAAATCGCCATCAACCCCACCACCAAACCAGAAGAACTGCGTCGTCCCGGTCATATTTTCCCCCTCAGAGCAAAAGAAGGCGGCGTATTAAAACGCGCCGGTCACACCGAAGCATCAGTTGACTTACCAAGACTCGCAGGACTATACCCCGCAGGCGTTCTCTGCGAAATTCAAAACCCCGACGGTTCGATGGCCAGATTGCCAGAATTAATCGAATACGCCAAAACCCACCAGCTCAAAATTATCAGCATTGCCGATTTAATCAGCTATCGCCTCAAACACGATCGCTTTGTCCGCCGCGAAACCGTCGCCAAATTGCCCACTCAATTCGGCGATTTCATGATTTACGCTTACCGCGACCTTCAGGACAATACCGAGCACGTCGCCATAGTCAAAGGCGACCTCGCGGATTTCCAAGATAAACCAGTCATGGTGCGCGTCCATTCCGAATGCCTGACCGGAGATGCCTTGGGTTCTCTGCGCTGCGACTGCCGAATGCAGTTACAAGCGGCCTTGAAAATGATTGAAAATGCCGGATCGGGCGTAATAGTTTACTTACGGCAAGAAGGCAGAGGAATTGGTCTGGTCAACAAATTAAAAGCTTACTCCCTGCAAGACATTGGCTTTGATACCGTCGAGGCAAACGAACGCTTAGGCTTTCCCGCCGACCTGCGAAATTACGGCGTGGGGGCGCAAATGCTCAACGATTTAGGTGTCAAAAAGATCCGCTTGATTACCAACAATCCCCGCAAAATTGCTGGTTTAAAAGGTTATGGAATTGAAGTTAGCGATCGCGTTCCCCTACTGATCGAAGCCACAGACTACAATTCCATGTATTTGGCCACAAAAGCCGAAAAACTCGGCCACCTACTGTTACAGACCTATTTAGTCACAGTAGCAATTGAAATGAAGGAAGAAGGAACAGGGAAGAAGGAAGAAGGAAGAGAGAGGAAAGAAGAAGCAGAAGCAGGAGAACTAGAATTCCTCGCCTCCAGTCCTCAAATCCCAATTTACGATCGCTACGATCGCTTAGAGAAACTGCGGGCGATCGCGAAAAGCCATGACTTAATCTTGCAAGAAGAAGCTAGACCAGTCGCGATCGCCCTCTTCGGCCAAGCCTCCTTAATCGTACATCTAGGCTTCGATCAAGCCGGACTTGCGGCCCCCCACTGGTACTCCGAACCCAACCACCCTTACATAAATGCGATCGCCCAAATTCTCGACGAAATCGCCACCACCTGGCCCCAACTGCAAAAATTGGAATTCATGGTATCCTCCGGTGCCGATCCCCTCAAAACCTTACAGGTAAAATTAGACAGGCAAACCTTTCCCCTCCCTGTTCTCCCTTCCTCAATGGCAGCACACCTGCAATCTCAAGTAATATACAGTTTCACCAATATCAAAACTCACGAGTCAGAAACTTGA